GCATCTACGGCTTAATCGCACCGGGTTGGGATATGGCCAGAACCGCGGCCGACCATGTATTGGGCGGTATAAATGGCAACACCTTTACCGGCGCCGACATGAGCACCAAGCTTAAATTAATGGGGGTAGATGTTGCCTCCATTGGCGACGCCCATGCCAATAGCCCCGGCGCAAAGAGCTATACCTTCATTGATGAACAAGCCGAGGTTTACAAAAAAATCGTGGTGAGCGAAAACGGCGAGCACTTGCTTGGCGCCGTACTGGTGGGTGAAGCCGAAGATTACGGCAACCTGCTGCAGTTTGCACTGAACAAAATCACCCTACCTGAACACCCCGAGGCCATGATTCTTCCCCAGCTGGATGGCAGCGCCAGCGTTGGTCTCGGGGTGGACGCCTTACCCGATGTCGCCCAAATCTGTAGCTGCAACAATGTCAGCAAAGGCCAGATTTGTGCCGCGGTTCAAGATGGCGCCCACACTGTTGGCGACCTCAAAGCCTGCACCAAGGCCGCCTCGACCTGTGGCGGCTGTACCGCACTGGTTGGCCAAGTACTAAATGCCGAGCTGACCAAACTGGGCGTAGAAGTGAACACCGACCTCTGTGAACATTTCCCCTACACCCGCCAAGAAATCTACCACTTGGTTCGAGTCGGCGAGATCAAAACCTTTGATGAACTACTGGAAAAACACGGCAACGGCCACGGCTGCGATATTTGCAAACCCACTGCAGCCTCTATCTTAGCCTCCTGCTGGAACGACTATATTCTTGAACCCAAACACGCCGTTTTACAGGACACCAACGACCGTTTTCTGGCCAATATGCAAAACAACGGTACCTTCTCTGTGGTGCCGAGGATGGCGGGCGGCGAAGTCACCCCCGACGGCCTGATTGCGGTGGGCAGTGTTGCCAAAAAATATAATCTGTACACCAAAATCACCGGTGGCCAGCGCGTGGATTTATTTGGAGCCACCGTTGATCAGTTACCACTGATCTGGAAAGAACTGATTGATGCGGGCTTTGAATCCGGCCACGCCTACGGCAAATCTCTACGTACTGTTAAATCCTGCGTGGGCAGCACCTGGTGCCGCTACGGCGTCCAAGACAGTGTTGGCCAAGCCATTGATCTGGAAAACCGCTACAAGGGCCTGCGCAGCCCCCACAAACTAAAAATGGCGGTATCGGGCTGTACCCGTGAATGCGCCGAGGCCCAAAGCAAAGATGTTGGGGTCATCGCCACCGAAAAAGGCTGGAACCTCTATCTGTGCGGCAACGGCGGCATGAAACCCCGCCATGCAGACTTATTCGCCTCAGATATCGACACCGAGACCATGCTCAAGTACATCGACCGCTTCCTGATGTTCTATGTTCGCACCGCAGATCGCCTGCAGCGCACCTCGGTGTGGATGGAAAACCTGGAAGGCGGCTTGGATTACCTCCGAAAAGTCATTGTCGATGACTCATTGGGCATCTGCGATGAACTGGAAGCTGAAATGCAGCTAGTCATCGACAGCTACCAGTGCGAATGGAAAACCACCATTGAGAACGAAGACAAGCTGAAGCAGTTCCGTAGTTTTGTTAATGCCGACGGCAGCGACAAAGAGATTGTCTTTATCCAAGAACGCGGCCAGATTCGTCCCGCCACTGACGAAGAAAAACGCAGCGGCGCATCACTGATTGCCGTGGCCTAAGACTTCGCCGACCTCGTCGGCAAAAATGATAGAAAGAGGATTAATGATGGCCTGGACATCTGTCTGCAAAATTAACGATATATTGCCAAATGCTGGCGCCGCCGCATTACTGGGCGACACCCAGGTGGCCATATTTCGCGTGCAAGACCAATTTTTCGCGCTCTCCAACA
The DNA window shown above is from Spongiibacter sp. IMCC21906 and carries:
- the nirB gene encoding nitrite reductase large subunit NirB; translation: MSNPKRLLVIGNGPVGHQFLESLVESGQASEFTITVIGEEPRPAYDRVHLTAWFETRKAESLNMVKEGFYETNSIAVKNSEKAVAINRNKKIVSTDKGEEYSYDTLVLSTGSFPFVPPVPGHDRDNCFVYRTIEDLEAITAAASNAKVGTVVGGGLLGLEAAKAIKDLGLKTHVVEFAPRLMAVQVDDGGGALLRKKIEDLGVSVHTQKNTQNITDGDSCFHKMSFADGSELETDVLVFSAGIRPQDALARQSELEIGERGGIVINDNCQTSDPDIYAIGECALWSGRIYGLIAPGWDMARTAADHVLGGINGNTFTGADMSTKLKLMGVDVASIGDAHANSPGAKSYTFIDEQAEVYKKIVVSENGEHLLGAVLVGEAEDYGNLLQFALNKITLPEHPEAMILPQLDGSASVGLGVDALPDVAQICSCNNVSKGQICAAVQDGAHTVGDLKACTKAASTCGGCTALVGQVLNAELTKLGVEVNTDLCEHFPYTRQEIYHLVRVGEIKTFDELLEKHGNGHGCDICKPTAASILASCWNDYILEPKHAVLQDTNDRFLANMQNNGTFSVVPRMAGGEVTPDGLIAVGSVAKKYNLYTKITGGQRVDLFGATVDQLPLIWKELIDAGFESGHAYGKSLRTVKSCVGSTWCRYGVQDSVGQAIDLENRYKGLRSPHKLKMAVSGCTRECAEAQSKDVGVIATEKGWNLYLCGNGGMKPRHADLFASDIDTETMLKYIDRFLMFYVRTADRLQRTSVWMENLEGGLDYLRKVIVDDSLGICDELEAEMQLVIDSYQCEWKTTIENEDKLKQFRSFVNADGSDKEIVFIQERGQIRPATDEEKRSGASLIAVA